A genomic segment from Gracilimonas sediminicola encodes:
- a CDS encoding queuosine precursor transporter, translating into MDERKPSLAKRDALFLSLAGVFLTALVLGNVIGTTKFVTLFSIHLPDWLKSLTPSLVRNEDIYIMSIPVGLIAYPITFLATDLISELFGRKKAQLVVWIGFAMNVFMLFLMSVGHWLPNTGGVSGGIQLFEGVYEFMVGNTIASMIAYLTAQTVDVRLFHFWKNLTGGKHLWLRNNASTMCSQLVDSTAILTILYLAGNLGDNVNSVATLIILIINSYLFKFFFALFDTPLFYLGVRFLKHYDEDPSGHSLYESE; encoded by the coding sequence ATGGATGAACGAAAGCCATCACTGGCAAAAAGAGACGCTTTATTTCTGAGCCTGGCAGGAGTATTTCTGACGGCGTTGGTTCTGGGAAATGTAATCGGGACAACCAAATTTGTTACACTCTTCAGTATTCACCTACCCGATTGGTTAAAATCGTTGACGCCTTCGCTGGTAAGAAATGAAGACATATATATAATGAGTATTCCCGTTGGGTTGATTGCTTACCCAATAACATTTCTGGCAACCGATTTAATATCTGAACTATTTGGAAGAAAGAAAGCACAGTTAGTCGTATGGATTGGGTTTGCGATGAACGTGTTCATGCTCTTCTTAATGTCGGTAGGGCATTGGCTTCCAAATACAGGTGGGGTTAGCGGTGGCATTCAATTATTTGAAGGAGTTTATGAATTTATGGTAGGGAATACGATCGCCAGTATGATCGCTTACCTGACAGCCCAAACCGTTGACGTCCGTTTATTTCACTTTTGGAAAAACCTGACTGGGGGCAAACATCTTTGGCTAAGGAATAATGCATCAACCATGTGTAGTCAACTGGTAGATTCGACCGCCATTTTAACGATTTTATATTTGGCCGGAAACCTCGGCGATAATGTGAATTCTGTTGCCACGCTCATTATTCTGATCATCAACAGTTATTTGTTTAAGTTTTTCTTCGCACTTTTCGACACACCGCTCTTTTATTTGGGTGTTAGATTTCTTAAGCACTATGATGAAGACCCTTCAGGGCACTCTTTATATGAATCTGAATGA
- a CDS encoding TetR family transcriptional regulator C-terminal domain-containing protein, translating into MTTEKLNTKIELTEAAIDLYIEDKFSIPNLTDKTGKTASEIYALFPNKKSILQFYYPSLVIRYRAMIGEIEDFDSYTIAEKLSNFCYTLFDMMDDRRAFVEDTFEKYEWKCTSNTEFRNEIKDLFTDFFTTDGRIATSAGFIIGDLFYSSLRTQYLFLVKFWLEDESEDKERTFALVDKLTGFIEELVYSKIVDKGFDLAKYSVSAFGFSQQVEDFNEWVSSWFEDEHEVEVEITDEEDEETEDE; encoded by the coding sequence ATGACTACAGAAAAACTGAATACTAAAATTGAGCTGACGGAAGCAGCGATAGACCTATATATAGAGGATAAGTTTTCTATACCAAACCTGACCGATAAAACAGGCAAAACTGCTTCTGAAATTTATGCTTTGTTCCCGAATAAAAAGTCTATTCTTCAATTCTACTATCCCTCACTTGTAATACGCTACCGCGCAATGATTGGAGAGATTGAGGACTTCGACTCTTACACCATCGCTGAAAAGCTATCAAACTTCTGCTATACCCTATTTGATATGATGGACGACCGGCGGGCATTCGTGGAAGACACCTTTGAAAAGTATGAGTGGAAGTGTACATCCAACACGGAATTCCGAAATGAGATTAAAGATTTGTTTACTGACTTCTTTACCACAGATGGCCGCATTGCCACCAGCGCCGGCTTTATTATTGGGGATCTTTTTTACTCATCACTTAGAACACAGTATTTATTCCTGGTCAAATTCTGGCTGGAGGATGAAAGTGAGGATAAGGAACGTACATTTGCCTTGGTTGACAAACTAACCGGATTTATAGAAGAACTGGTGTATTCCAAAATTGTTGATAAAGGATTCGACTTAGCCAAATACTCTGTGAGTGCTTTTGGTTTCAGCCAACAGGTTGAAGATTTCAATGAATGGGTTTCTAGCTGGTTTGAAGATGAACATGAAGTTGAAGTCGAAATTACAGATGAAGAAGACGAGGAGACTGAAGATGAGTAA
- a CDS encoding ABC1 kinase family protein: MSNDFPSSKFERGSRIAKTGLKVGTNYAKRYLRKKSGKENGDSDSSFHSENAKEVFKEFTKLRGTALKIAQGMSMDQGFLPEEFAEVMSQAQYSVPPINKALVRSIIKRELGDYPEQLFTRFDSEAFAAASIGQVHLAELKDGRKAAIKIQYPNVRETINSDLGLAKILVKRIVKKGADIDPYFDEVKQTLLEETDYTNEGQQIELFRERFGGMNIVIPEWIKEYSTDKVLCMTYLEGRHLNEFLKENPTQEQRNRFGQLLWDFFHQQIQDKNYVHADTHPGNFLFTNDDKLGVIDFGCVKQFPEEFFMNYLRLLPTHLDGDEEAIRNLYYKLKVIKPDSDNPDKEEKYFRFARNYGMTFAEPYKSEVFDFGNEDYRNKIKYFTKDAPIGNEPRGSQHFLYTTRVHLGLYNLLMKLGAHVNTSKSKEILSEMLDVDFGELV; the protein is encoded by the coding sequence ATGAGTAATGACTTCCCATCCTCGAAATTTGAGCGAGGCAGCCGTATTGCCAAAACCGGACTCAAGGTTGGAACCAATTATGCCAAGCGTTATTTACGGAAGAAATCAGGTAAAGAAAACGGGGATTCTGACAGCAGCTTCCATTCCGAGAATGCCAAAGAGGTATTTAAGGAGTTTACCAAACTGCGAGGAACTGCATTAAAGATTGCCCAGGGCATGAGCATGGATCAGGGGTTTTTGCCTGAAGAATTCGCTGAGGTAATGAGTCAGGCTCAATATTCGGTTCCTCCTATTAATAAAGCTTTGGTTCGCTCTATCATAAAAAGAGAATTGGGTGACTATCCCGAGCAGTTATTTACCCGTTTCGACTCCGAGGCTTTTGCGGCAGCATCCATCGGCCAGGTGCATCTGGCAGAGCTTAAAGACGGACGAAAAGCTGCCATCAAAATACAATACCCCAATGTTCGGGAGACCATCAATTCCGACCTTGGCCTTGCTAAAATTTTAGTGAAACGCATCGTTAAGAAGGGCGCTGATATTGATCCCTATTTTGATGAAGTAAAACAAACCCTGCTGGAAGAAACCGATTATACAAATGAAGGCCAGCAAATTGAGTTATTCCGAGAGCGATTTGGCGGGATGAATATCGTTATTCCGGAGTGGATCAAAGAGTATTCTACGGATAAAGTTTTGTGTATGACGTACCTGGAAGGCCGGCATCTCAATGAGTTCCTGAAAGAAAACCCAACCCAAGAACAGCGAAATCGCTTCGGGCAGCTGCTGTGGGATTTTTTCCATCAACAAATTCAGGATAAGAATTACGTTCACGCCGACACGCACCCCGGAAACTTTTTATTCACTAACGATGACAAACTGGGCGTAATTGACTTCGGTTGTGTGAAGCAATTTCCCGAAGAGTTTTTCATGAATTACCTTCGGTTGCTACCCACCCATTTAGATGGGGATGAAGAAGCCATTCGTAATCTTTATTACAAACTTAAAGTCATCAAACCTGATTCAGATAATCCCGACAAAGAAGAGAAATACTTCCGTTTCGCCCGTAATTATGGAATGACTTTCGCTGAGCCTTATAAATCTGAAGTTTTTGATTTTGGGAACGAAGACTACCGAAATAAGATCAAGTACTTTACCAAAGACGCTCCCATCGGTAATGAACCCCGTGGATCTCAGCACTTCTTATATACAACCCGTGTACACCTTGGGCTTTACAATCTGCTGATGAAACTGGGAGCCCATGTCAACACTTCCAAAAGCAAAGAAATACTTAGCGAAATGCTGGACGTTGATTTTGGGGAATTGGTATAA
- a CDS encoding fatty acid desaturase: MDTSASEGHKRDKDGFYWSDDAEPHLERRKEILKKYPQVRDLYGVDPSLKYKVFGLVLIQMISAYFAPNLHWSLFLVASYVLGATISHALFLAIHELSHHLAFKKRAHNNWLAIFANIPMIFPYAMSFKTYHLMHHAEQGDEHHDADLPHPVEAGFFKGLWGKLVWAFNQILCYIIRPLFVHPLKMKKWHFINMAFQFPVIAVFIYFAGWQALLYLAVSVFFAGSLHPLAGHFISEHYVFEEGQETYSYYGPLNKLSFNVGFHNEHHDFPRIPGSRLPKLKKLAPEYYDDLYAHSSWTRVLYKFITNSDISLHSRVRRKSSQNRK; encoded by the coding sequence ATGGATACTTCAGCATCTGAGGGGCATAAAAGAGATAAAGACGGGTTTTACTGGTCAGATGATGCAGAGCCTCATTTAGAACGACGAAAAGAAATCTTAAAAAAATACCCACAGGTAAGAGACCTATACGGAGTTGACCCCTCTTTAAAGTACAAAGTTTTTGGCTTGGTTCTCATCCAGATGATTTCCGCTTACTTTGCTCCGAATTTACACTGGTCGTTATTTTTAGTGGCCTCTTATGTGTTGGGTGCTACTATTTCTCATGCTTTATTCTTGGCTATCCATGAACTGAGTCACCATTTGGCATTTAAGAAAAGAGCTCACAATAATTGGCTTGCTATTTTTGCCAATATTCCGATGATTTTCCCTTACGCAATGTCGTTCAAGACCTACCATTTGATGCACCATGCCGAGCAAGGCGATGAACACCATGATGCCGATTTACCCCACCCTGTAGAGGCGGGATTTTTCAAAGGATTGTGGGGGAAATTGGTTTGGGCGTTCAATCAAATCCTATGCTACATCATTCGTCCTTTATTTGTGCACCCCTTAAAAATGAAAAAGTGGCATTTCATTAACATGGCATTTCAATTCCCCGTTATTGCGGTGTTCATATATTTTGCCGGATGGCAGGCTCTTCTTTACTTAGCCGTGTCAGTATTTTTTGCAGGAAGTTTACACCCGCTTGCCGGACATTTTATTTCTGAACATTATGTTTTTGAGGAAGGTCAAGAAACCTATTCCTATTACGGTCCGCTAAACAAGCTCTCATTCAATGTAGGATTTCATAACGAGCATCATGATTTCCCCCGCATTCCGGGATCAAGATTGCCCAAGCTAAAGAAATTAGCTCCCGAGTATTACGATGATTTGTACGCCCACAGTTCATGGACCCGGGTACTCTATAAATTCATCACCAATTCGGACATCTCCTTACATAGCCGGGTTAGACGAAAGAGCTCTCAAAACAGAAAGTAA
- the recQ gene encoding DNA helicase RecQ, translating to MNHTETTFDTMPDLQQAEHILHDVFGFEVFRSLQKDIIENVLQKRDTLAVMPTGGGKSLCYQIPALIFDGLTIVVSPLISLMKDQVDQLTAYGISASYLNSSLSPREYQNTLDLIRRNKLDLLYLAPETLLKGNVLNLLSGLNVECVAIDEAHCISEWGHDFRPEYRQLADVTNRFTNAVTLGLTATATPRVQEDIATSLGLKNANTFVASFNRENLYLNVESKNSALQQVINFIRRHEGDSGIIYCFSRKQVDQLSQDLNANGFKSLPYHAGLGEQERAQNQDAFIKDEVDIIVATIAFGMGIDKPDVRFVVHHDMPKNIESYYQQIGRAGRDGLQSDCLFLFSYGDAAKIRYFIDQKAEAEQRVTEQHLQKLMEYVEAHQCRRIKLLQYFGEHFNEPNCGMCDFCTGDSPEKENITIPVQKFLSTMARTDQKFGYHHIKNILVGSRRKEVLKFGHDQLSTYGIGKEFSRPEWKQLYRELMKQDIIVREFEHKSLKLTPKAVEILKGEQEVFGVIEEPQKKAQTGNTKSEIESLDFNKNLFALLKEKRMNLAQQQEVPPYVIFADTTLIEMAYYCPQSSESFLQIHGVGRAKAEKYGTAFLDIIIGFSKEHNLEERSKSDRKRKSTVRKTLSKSSRPYEVGQLFCEGGSISDIAAKISVKESTVVGYLIKFVRAGNTIPTDKILQASNLSSSELKKVRKAFDEHGTEMLRPVFEALSEEITYDELKVVQLHLISEG from the coding sequence ATGAACCATACAGAAACCACTTTTGATACTATGCCGGACCTCCAACAAGCTGAACATATTCTTCATGATGTTTTCGGTTTTGAGGTATTCCGGTCGCTTCAAAAAGATATAATTGAAAACGTTCTTCAAAAGCGTGATACCCTTGCCGTAATGCCTACCGGTGGCGGTAAATCACTTTGCTATCAAATCCCTGCACTCATTTTTGATGGACTTACCATTGTTGTTTCTCCTTTAATTTCACTGATGAAAGATCAGGTTGATCAACTTACCGCTTATGGAATTTCCGCTTCGTACCTGAACAGCTCACTTTCGCCTCGGGAATACCAAAACACGCTCGACCTCATCCGCAGGAACAAGCTGGACCTTCTGTATTTGGCTCCGGAAACTCTTTTGAAAGGCAATGTCCTGAATCTGCTTTCAGGACTTAATGTTGAATGTGTGGCCATTGATGAGGCCCACTGTATTTCGGAATGGGGTCACGATTTCCGGCCGGAGTACAGGCAGCTGGCTGATGTCACCAATCGATTCACCAATGCAGTTACCTTAGGACTTACTGCTACCGCAACACCCCGTGTTCAGGAAGATATTGCGACATCTCTGGGGTTGAAAAACGCCAATACTTTTGTCGCCAGTTTCAACCGTGAGAACCTGTACCTGAATGTAGAATCAAAAAATAGCGCTCTTCAGCAGGTGATTAATTTTATACGAAGACACGAGGGGGATTCGGGTATTATCTATTGTTTTTCCAGAAAACAGGTGGACCAACTTTCACAGGATCTGAATGCAAATGGATTCAAATCCCTGCCCTACCACGCCGGACTTGGAGAACAGGAGCGCGCCCAAAACCAGGATGCCTTCATCAAGGATGAGGTGGACATTATTGTAGCCACTATTGCATTCGGTATGGGTATTGATAAGCCGGATGTTCGGTTTGTTGTGCACCATGATATGCCAAAGAATATCGAATCGTATTACCAGCAAATTGGCCGCGCCGGGCGTGATGGGCTGCAATCCGATTGCCTGTTTCTGTTCAGTTATGGAGATGCTGCCAAGATCCGATACTTCATTGACCAGAAAGCGGAAGCCGAACAACGGGTGACAGAGCAACACCTGCAAAAGCTGATGGAGTATGTGGAGGCTCACCAATGCCGGCGTATCAAGTTGCTGCAATATTTTGGAGAACATTTCAATGAGCCCAATTGCGGAATGTGTGATTTCTGCACCGGCGATTCGCCCGAAAAAGAAAACATCACCATTCCTGTTCAGAAATTCCTGTCAACAATGGCGCGGACTGACCAAAAGTTCGGGTATCACCATATCAAAAATATCCTGGTCGGTTCACGCCGCAAAGAAGTTCTTAAGTTTGGGCACGATCAGCTTTCAACCTATGGAATTGGAAAAGAATTCAGCCGACCGGAGTGGAAACAGCTGTATCGCGAACTCATGAAACAAGACATCATTGTTAGAGAGTTTGAACATAAAAGTTTGAAGCTTACTCCCAAAGCCGTGGAAATCCTCAAGGGTGAACAGGAGGTTTTTGGAGTGATAGAAGAGCCTCAGAAAAAAGCGCAAACCGGAAATACTAAATCTGAAATCGAGTCGCTCGACTTCAACAAAAACTTATTTGCCTTACTAAAGGAAAAGCGGATGAATCTGGCTCAACAGCAAGAGGTTCCGCCCTACGTTATTTTCGCAGACACCACGTTGATCGAGATGGCTTATTATTGTCCCCAGTCAAGCGAGAGTTTTTTGCAAATTCATGGGGTTGGTCGTGCAAAAGCGGAGAAATACGGCACGGCTTTTCTTGACATCATTATCGGCTTCAGTAAGGAACATAACCTGGAAGAAAGATCAAAGTCTGACCGGAAAAGAAAAAGTACCGTTCGGAAAACCTTAAGCAAAAGCAGTCGTCCTTATGAAGTGGGACAATTGTTTTGCGAGGGAGGCAGCATCTCGGATATAGCTGCAAAAATCAGTGTTAAGGAAAGCACGGTTGTTGGGTATTTAATCAAGTTTGTAAGAGCAGGAAATACGATACCCACTGACAAGATCTTGCAAGCATCGAACCTGAGCAGTTCTGAGTTGAAAAAGGTAAGGAAAGCCTTTGATGAACACGGGACTGAAATGCTTCGGCCTGTCTTTGAAGCCCTTTCCGAAGAAATAACTTATGATGAATTGAAAGTGGTGCAGCTGCATTTAATTTCAGAAGGCTGA
- a CDS encoding NACHT domain-containing protein → MIEGVLLDKIIGFGLEKSKSILNDLDFSLDKDLTDIQESLNIHLTKCTNWAKEVSFKDARERKSITDVYIHLDLELIPARQRISTNEKSKSLKLKEISFEDNIVLLGQPGAGKTTSLKYLINDLLFDDSESSVKNRIHYPVLIKFREISVKNEFEYDSLIIDELIKIFGLGISKNLKKNEFKIDEDELKRQTKVAKEKLILGFLETQSVLLLLDGFDELPSIEIKEKVIREVRLLTEALSNSRFILSSRSGDFNYHIPNTRELEIQPLKERQISDFAYKWLEDDREADDFISKIKESPFFDTAIRPLTIAHLCAIYERIKDIPKKPKTVYRKVIDLMLEEWDQQRSIKRSSSYANFETDRKYDFLCAFAFELSDTNSKNLFTKEEMITSYISICDNFDLPRGEVKKVVDELETHTGLFLQSGYNKYMFAHKSLQEFFMAEYIVKLPSIPDKNTVERFPNEIAIAVSISSFPGRYLSELLNKYRDLFQSKPSFSAVFITRLMLEKPDFDYSLETGLALLDLFECTINKKTGKVSYSIGPDKEEYKEYMFSLLRFNEKLSTVMSQNYNSTQTREDFHKFFKKHPSETPKALFYPNVQNQ, encoded by the coding sequence ATGATAGAAGGGGTTTTACTAGATAAAATAATTGGGTTTGGTCTAGAAAAATCAAAGTCTATTCTTAATGATTTAGACTTTAGCTTAGACAAGGATCTTACTGATATTCAAGAATCATTGAATATTCATTTAACTAAATGTACAAATTGGGCAAAAGAAGTTTCATTTAAGGATGCTAGAGAAAGAAAAAGTATTACGGATGTATATATCCATTTAGATTTGGAGCTAATCCCTGCTCGTCAAAGGATTTCAACTAATGAAAAAAGTAAATCTTTAAAATTAAAAGAAATCTCGTTTGAGGATAATATTGTATTACTTGGTCAGCCTGGAGCTGGAAAAACTACTTCATTGAAATATCTAATAAATGACCTATTGTTTGATGATTCTGAATCAAGTGTTAAAAATAGAATTCATTATCCAGTTCTGATCAAATTCAGAGAAATATCTGTAAAAAATGAGTTTGAATATGATAGTCTAATAATAGACGAACTGATTAAAATTTTTGGGTTGGGAATTTCAAAAAACCTTAAGAAAAATGAGTTTAAGATTGATGAGGATGAATTAAAAAGGCAAACTAAGGTAGCTAAAGAGAAACTGATTCTTGGCTTTTTAGAGACTCAAAGTGTTTTATTACTTCTAGATGGATTTGATGAATTACCCAGTATTGAGATAAAGGAAAAAGTAATAAGAGAAGTAAGACTCCTTACAGAAGCTCTGAGCAATTCAAGGTTTATACTATCCTCAAGAAGCGGAGATTTTAATTATCATATTCCAAACACAAGAGAGCTGGAAATTCAGCCCTTGAAGGAGAGGCAAATTTCTGACTTTGCATATAAATGGCTAGAAGATGACCGGGAAGCTGATGACTTTATTTCAAAAATAAAAGAATCTCCTTTCTTTGATACAGCTATAAGACCACTGACAATTGCTCATCTGTGTGCTATTTATGAAAGAATTAAGGATATACCTAAAAAGCCGAAAACTGTTTATCGAAAAGTAATAGATTTGATGCTTGAAGAGTGGGATCAACAGAGATCTATAAAAAGATCTTCAAGCTATGCCAATTTTGAAACGGATAGGAAATACGATTTTCTTTGTGCTTTTGCATTTGAACTTTCCGATACAAATAGTAAGAATTTATTCACTAAAGAAGAGATGATAACTAGTTACATTAGCATTTGTGATAACTTTGATTTACCAAGAGGAGAGGTGAAAAAAGTAGTAGATGAATTAGAAACACATACTGGATTATTTTTACAATCAGGATATAATAAGTACATGTTTGCTCATAAATCTTTACAAGAATTTTTTATGGCAGAGTATATTGTAAAATTACCTTCTATACCTGATAAAAACACTGTGGAAAGGTTTCCAAATGAAATAGCAATAGCAGTTTCAATCTCGTCGTTTCCTGGTAGATACTTATCAGAATTATTAAATAAATACCGAGATCTATTCCAATCAAAGCCGAGTTTTTCGGCAGTTTTTATTACAAGATTAATGCTAGAGAAACCTGATTTTGACTATAGTTTAGAAACTGGTTTAGCACTTTTAGACTTGTTTGAATGTACAATAAACAAAAAGACAGGGAAGGTGTCTTATTCTATTGGCCCAGATAAAGAAGAATACAAAGAGTATATGTTTTCGTTGTTACGTTTTAATGAAAAGTTGTCTACAGTAATGTCTCAAAATTATAATTCTACTCAAACTAGAGAAGATTTTCATAAATTTTTTAAAAAACACCCTTCAGAAACGCCGAAAGCATTATTTTACCCCAATGTGCAAAACCAATAA
- the hflC gene encoding protease modulator HflC, whose protein sequence is MSQAKGIIAVVIGLVLFLTAIDGFYIVHETEQVIITQFGDPVGEAITQPGLKFKIPFMQTANFFEKRYLEWDGDRNQIPTRDKKFIFVDSYARWQITDPLQFYQRLGNERGAQSRLDDILDGETRNAIASHDLLEIVRTSNREPDTSGAAILEVVEDSLETIETGRGFIQDEIQEKGNERAKDLGIVILDFRIKRVNYVEDVRQTVYDRMISERNRIADEFRSEGQGEASRINGEKERDLARIQSEAFREAEIIRGNADAQAAAIYNAAYNKSPQARELYSFMRSMNAYVKTMDDQTNVILSTDSDFFRYLNRID, encoded by the coding sequence ATGAGCCAAGCAAAAGGAATAATTGCCGTCGTAATTGGTTTAGTACTGTTTTTAACAGCAATTGATGGGTTTTACATCGTGCACGAAACCGAGCAGGTTATCATCACTCAGTTTGGTGATCCTGTTGGAGAAGCAATCACACAACCGGGCTTGAAGTTCAAGATTCCATTCATGCAAACGGCCAACTTTTTCGAGAAGCGGTACCTGGAATGGGATGGAGATCGCAATCAAATTCCAACACGTGATAAAAAATTCATTTTTGTGGATTCCTATGCGCGTTGGCAGATTACAGATCCCCTGCAGTTTTACCAACGATTAGGCAATGAACGCGGGGCCCAGTCTCGTCTTGATGATATTCTGGATGGGGAAACCCGAAACGCGATTGCATCTCACGATTTACTGGAAATTGTACGAACCAGCAACCGTGAACCGGATACTTCCGGGGCCGCTATTTTAGAAGTGGTGGAAGATTCGCTGGAGACCATCGAAACAGGACGTGGATTCATTCAGGATGAAATCCAGGAAAAAGGAAACGAGCGGGCTAAAGACCTGGGAATTGTGATTCTGGACTTCCGTATCAAGCGGGTAAATTATGTGGAAGATGTGCGCCAAACGGTGTACGACCGTATGATTTCTGAACGAAACCGAATAGCGGATGAATTCAGGTCTGAAGGTCAGGGTGAAGCGTCACGAATAAATGGTGAAAAGGAAAGAGACCTTGCCCGCATTCAGTCTGAGGCATTCCGGGAAGCCGAAATTATTCGCGGTAATGCCGATGCCCAGGCAGCAGCAATTTACAATGCAGCCTATAACAAATCGCCCCAAGCGAGAGAGCTGTATTCGTTTATGCGTTCGATGAATGCCTATGTGAAAACCATGGACGATCAAACAAACGTCATTCTCTCTACCGACAGTGATTTCTTCAGGTATTTGAACCGGATCGATTAG
- the hflK gene encoding FtsH protease activity modulator HflK has translation MAQDQNFDFNVPPQFEKISKNIRLIIGGLIVALLGFSTFFTVDPEEVGVVVRLGKFVETVEPGLNYKLPLIDQVELVPVERQLKQEFGYRTVQAGVQTRYQKAGYEDESLMLTGDLNLADVEWVVQYRINDPYSYLFKVRNAESTLSDISEAAMRQIVGDRTVNEVLTVGRAEVSIQVQQLIQSLVTEYEMGITIEQVVLQDINPPNPVKPSFNAVNEAQQQRETLINQARADYNRVIPRARGEAQETIQRAEGYASERVNTAEGEVSRFNDLYSEYIKAPEVTKRRIFLETMEDIIPKMGKKIITDQNGNNVLPLLQLQLDGARSSTNQNDGGN, from the coding sequence ATGGCTCAAGATCAAAATTTTGATTTTAATGTACCGCCGCAGTTCGAGAAGATTTCAAAAAACATCCGGCTTATTATTGGCGGGTTGATTGTTGCTCTGCTCGGCTTTTCTACCTTTTTCACGGTTGACCCCGAAGAAGTAGGAGTTGTAGTGCGGTTGGGTAAATTTGTAGAAACCGTTGAACCGGGATTAAATTATAAACTACCACTCATCGATCAGGTGGAATTGGTTCCCGTAGAACGACAACTGAAACAAGAATTTGGATATCGTACGGTTCAGGCCGGCGTTCAAACACGATATCAGAAAGCTGGGTATGAGGACGAATCGCTAATGTTAACCGGTGATTTGAATCTTGCTGATGTGGAATGGGTGGTTCAATATCGAATCAATGATCCATACAGCTACCTGTTTAAAGTACGTAACGCCGAATCTACTTTATCAGATATTTCAGAGGCTGCGATGCGCCAAATTGTAGGTGATCGTACCGTAAACGAAGTACTAACCGTTGGCCGTGCCGAAGTATCTATACAGGTACAACAGCTCATTCAATCTCTGGTTACTGAATATGAAATGGGGATTACCATTGAGCAGGTGGTTCTGCAGGATATCAATCCACCGAATCCGGTGAAGCCATCCTTTAATGCGGTTAACGAGGCACAACAGCAAAGAGAAACGTTGATTAACCAAGCCCGGGCCGATTACAACCGTGTGATTCCAAGAGCACGAGGGGAAGCCCAGGAAACCATTCAGCGGGCTGAAGGTTATGCTTCGGAGCGTGTGAATACAGCCGAGGGTGAAGTATCTCGCTTTAACGATTTATACTCCGAGTACATAAAGGCTCCGGAGGTTACAAAACGAAGGATCTTTTTGGAGACCATGGAAGATATCATACCAAAAATGGGTAAGAAGATTATTACAGATCAAAACGGAAACAATGTGTTGCCACTGCTTCAGCTTCAGTTAGATGGAGCCCGCAGTTCAACTAATCAAAACGACGGAGGTAACTAA